From Propionispora vibrioides, the proteins below share one genomic window:
- a CDS encoding LmeA family phospholipid-binding protein encodes MSKRLAAIILSLLLVLAVTGEWLLPSLLSQAVSHGLMDVLNSSQVVARLERRPALLMLGGGFDTITLDAVQAKTDKLTFSELHAVLTDVRLDMEALVSRRAVVLQSVGTVDLSAVITAEELAAYLNQSVKGIKNAVVTITPEKVQVSSSFSIGGFASLAITLDGKIVGDGQKIKFVTERFLLNNNLVGNLGGAVLAEIPLVDLKKLPFNVGVRDIVMEHGKVTLHTDNRPR; translated from the coding sequence ATGTCCAAGCGCCTTGCAGCGATAATTCTGAGCCTTTTGCTGGTGCTGGCTGTGACCGGTGAATGGCTGTTGCCTTCTCTTTTATCCCAGGCGGTTTCGCACGGCCTGATGGATGTACTTAACAGCAGCCAGGTGGTGGCCCGTTTAGAACGACGGCCGGCACTCTTGATGCTGGGCGGCGGATTTGATACAATTACGCTGGATGCGGTTCAGGCGAAAACCGACAAGCTAACCTTTAGCGAGCTGCATGCTGTACTGACCGATGTGCGGCTGGACATGGAGGCGCTGGTGAGCCGCCGGGCGGTCGTGCTGCAATCGGTGGGAACGGTCGACCTGTCGGCAGTGATTACGGCAGAAGAACTGGCCGCCTATCTGAATCAATCGGTTAAAGGCATAAAAAATGCCGTTGTTACCATCACGCCGGAAAAAGTCCAGGTAAGCAGCAGCTTTTCCATCGGCGGCTTTGCCAGCCTGGCCATCACCCTGGATGGAAAAATTGTCGGAGACGGACAGAAAATTAAGTTTGTTACCGAACGGTTTTTACTCAATAACAACCTGGTTGGAAACCTAGGCGGTGCGGTATTGGCGGAAATTCCGCTGGTGGATTTAAAGAAGCTTCCCTTCAATGTCGGTGTCCGTGATATTGTTATGGAGCATGGCAAAGTGACTCTCCACACGGATAATCGCCCTCGCTAG
- the prfB gene encoding peptide chain release factor 2 (programmed frameshift), with amino-acid sequence MLLEDLRVQIQDLGKKLDEMRASLDVAGKQDRIAELENQISAPGFWDTPEKAQTVMQQLTGLKDSVGQYENLQSRYSDMSVLWQLGMEEQDESVYPDVVETIKALNRDIEHLELSLMLSGEYDGNNAILTLHAGAGGTEAQDWVQMLLRMYVRWAEKNGYKVETMDFLAGDEAGVKSVTLLISGRNAYGYLKAEKGVHRLVRISPFDASGRRHTSFAAADVMPEVDDTVEININPVDLRVDTFRAGGAGGQHINKTDSAVRMTHLPTGVVVQCQSERSQIQNREQCMRLLRAKLFELERQKQSVKKAELGGEYQAIEWGSQIRSYVFHPYNLVKDHRTNTETGNTQAVMDGELDLFIEAYLRSGL; translated from the exons TTGCTATTGGAAGATTTACGGGTACAGATACAGGATTTAGGCAAGAAACTGGATGAAATGAGGGCTTCTCTT GACGTAGCCGGTAAACAGGACCGGATTGCCGAACTGGAGAATCAGATCAGCGCTCCCGGTTTTTGGGATACGCCGGAAAAGGCCCAGACGGTCATGCAGCAATTGACTGGCCTGAAAGACAGCGTGGGGCAGTATGAGAACTTGCAAAGCCGTTATAGCGACATGTCGGTTTTATGGCAGCTGGGCATGGAGGAACAGGACGAAAGTGTCTATCCCGATGTGGTAGAGACAATCAAAGCGCTGAATCGTGATATTGAACATTTGGAGCTTTCCCTGATGCTGTCCGGTGAATATGACGGCAACAATGCCATTTTGACACTCCATGCCGGAGCGGGTGGCACCGAGGCCCAGGACTGGGTGCAGATGCTGCTCAGAATGTATGTGCGTTGGGCCGAGAAGAATGGCTACAAAGTGGAAACTATGGATTTTCTGGCCGGCGATGAAGCGGGGGTTAAAAGCGTTACGCTGCTGATTTCCGGCCGCAACGCCTATGGTTATTTGAAAGCCGAAAAGGGCGTGCACCGGCTGGTACGGATCTCGCCGTTTGATGCCAGCGGCCGCCGCCATACTTCGTTCGCTGCTGCCGATGTCATGCCGGAAGTGGACGATACGGTAGAAATCAACATCAATCCGGTCGATCTGCGGGTGGATACCTTCCGGGCCGGCGGTGCCGGTGGCCAGCACATCAATAAAACCGACTCGGCCGTCCGGATGACTCATTTGCCGACAGGGGTTGTCGTGCAGTGCCAAAGCGAACGGTCCCAGATCCAGAACCGCGAACAGTGTATGCGCCTCTTGCGGGCTAAGCTGTTTGAGCTGGAACGGCAAAAGCAGAGCGTTAAGAAAGCGGAACTGGGTGGCGAATACCAGGCGATCGAATGGGGCAGCCAGATCAGATCCTATGTGTTCCATCCTTATAATCTGGTGAAAGACCACCGGACTAATACGGAAACAGGCAATACCCAGGCTGTCATGGACGGCGAGCTGGATTTGTTTATTGAAGCGTATTTACGGAGCGGTTTGTAA
- the secA gene encoding preprotein translocase subunit SecA, with product MFKFLKNIFGDDNEREIKRMTKYVEQVNGLETGLQSLSDSSLSAKTGEFKRRLEDGESLDDLLPEAFAVVREASRRVLGMRHFDVQLLGGITLHGGNIAEMRTGEGKTLVATLPVYLNALTGKGVHVVTVNDYLARRDSEWMAKVYNFLGLSVGLIVHGLDFAQRRAAYAADITYGTNNEFGFDYLRDNMVIHADQMVQRPLHYAIVDEVDSILVDEARTPLIISGPGEKSTDLYYVLAKVVPKLKETEDYTVDEKAHTVAPTESGIAKAEKLLNIKNMYESENIEYSHHFNQALKAHGLMKRDRDYVVKDGEVVIVDEFTGRLMFGRRYSDGLHQAIEAKEGVKIERESQTLASITFQNYFRMYEKLAGMTGTAKTEETEFRKIYRLDVLVIPTNKPVSRQDLPDVIYKTKRAKYKAVIEEIAQLNAKGQPVLVGTTSIEQSEDLSQQLKRRGIIHNVLNAKYHELEAQIIVQAGQRNAVTIATNMAGRGTDIVLGEGVPELGGLHIIGTERHESRRIDNQLRGRAGRQGDPGSSRFYLSLEDDLMRLFGADNIAGIMDKLGMEEDEPIEHSLITRSIEQAQKKVEGRNFDIRKHVLEYDDVMNQQREVIYGQRRSILTGENMRENIFHMIEKLADRGMELYADEKLFPEEWDYVGLIEYMEGLFAPPGTLTEEHLAKFSRDELREELLKTATDAYNAREALFGEDNMRELEKVVMLKVVDSKWMEHLDAMDMLREGIGLRAYGQRDPLIEYKIEAYDMFQQMIDNIQEDIVKYIYRVNIVTQPEDHLQQAHESHEEISAVKSAGESAGESAGHEPQAVKDAVGRNDLCPCGSGKKYKKCCGK from the coding sequence TTGTTTAAGTTTCTTAAGAATATCTTTGGTGATGATAACGAAAGAGAAATTAAGCGTATGACGAAATATGTGGAGCAGGTCAATGGTTTGGAAACCGGGCTGCAGAGCCTGAGTGATTCCTCACTGTCGGCGAAAACCGGCGAATTCAAACGGCGCCTGGAAGATGGCGAGAGCCTGGACGATCTGCTGCCAGAAGCCTTTGCCGTAGTGCGGGAAGCGTCCCGCCGGGTATTGGGTATGCGTCATTTCGACGTCCAGCTGTTGGGCGGCATTACGCTTCATGGCGGTAACATCGCTGAAATGCGTACCGGTGAAGGCAAGACGCTGGTGGCTACGCTGCCGGTGTATTTAAACGCGCTGACCGGTAAGGGTGTTCATGTTGTTACGGTCAATGATTATCTGGCCCGCCGCGACAGCGAGTGGATGGCCAAGGTCTATAATTTCCTGGGACTGTCGGTGGGACTCATCGTGCATGGACTGGATTTTGCCCAGCGCCGTGCTGCCTATGCCGCCGATATTACCTATGGTACCAATAATGAATTCGGTTTCGACTATTTGCGGGACAACATGGTTATCCATGCCGATCAAATGGTACAGCGGCCGCTCCATTACGCCATTGTCGACGAAGTGGACAGCATTTTGGTCGATGAGGCGCGGACGCCGCTGATTATTTCCGGACCGGGGGAAAAATCCACCGACCTTTACTATGTGCTGGCCAAGGTAGTGCCTAAATTAAAGGAAACGGAAGATTACACTGTTGACGAAAAGGCCCATACTGTGGCGCCGACCGAAAGCGGTATTGCCAAGGCGGAAAAGCTGTTAAACATTAAAAATATGTATGAAAGTGAAAACATTGAATACTCCCACCATTTCAACCAGGCCCTGAAGGCTCACGGCTTGATGAAGCGGGACCGCGATTATGTGGTCAAGGACGGGGAAGTGGTCATTGTTGACGAATTTACCGGACGGCTTATGTTCGGCCGCCGTTACTCCGACGGGCTGCACCAGGCCATTGAGGCCAAGGAGGGCGTGAAAATCGAGCGGGAAAGTCAGACGCTGGCCTCGATTACCTTCCAGAACTACTTCCGTATGTATGAAAAGCTGGCCGGCATGACCGGTACGGCCAAGACGGAGGAAACTGAGTTCCGTAAGATTTACCGGCTGGATGTGCTGGTTATTCCGACTAATAAGCCGGTCAGCCGGCAGGATTTGCCGGATGTGATCTATAAAACGAAACGGGCCAAGTATAAGGCCGTTATTGAAGAAATCGCCCAATTGAACGCGAAAGGACAGCCGGTGCTGGTCGGCACCACCTCCATTGAGCAATCGGAGGACTTAAGCCAGCAGCTTAAGCGGCGTGGCATCATCCATAATGTGCTGAATGCCAAATATCATGAGCTGGAAGCGCAGATCATTGTCCAGGCCGGACAGCGCAATGCCGTGACCATCGCCACCAATATGGCCGGCCGCGGTACCGATATCGTGCTGGGTGAGGGCGTTCCCGAGCTGGGCGGCCTACATATTATCGGTACTGAGCGCCATGAAAGCCGACGCATTGATAATCAGCTCCGCGGCCGGGCCGGTCGTCAGGGCGACCCCGGCTCATCCCGCTTCTACCTGTCCTTAGAGGACGATCTGATGCGGTTGTTCGGGGCCGATAACATCGCCGGTATCATGGATAAGCTTGGTATGGAAGAGGATGAGCCCATTGAGCATTCGCTGATCACCAGATCGATTGAGCAGGCCCAGAAGAAAGTGGAAGGCCGCAACTTCGATATCCGGAAACATGTGCTCGAATATGACGATGTCATGAATCAGCAGCGCGAAGTGATTTATGGTCAGCGCCGTTCGATTCTGACCGGTGAAAACATGCGGGAAAATATTTTCCACATGATTGAGAAGCTGGCCGACCGGGGCATGGAGCTATATGCCGACGAGAAGCTTTTCCCGGAAGAATGGGACTATGTCGGGTTGATTGAATATATGGAAGGTCTGTTTGCCCCGCCGGGAACTCTGACGGAAGAACATCTCGCCAAGTTTAGCCGGGATGAGCTGCGGGAAGAACTGCTCAAAACAGCCACCGATGCCTACAATGCCCGGGAAGCCCTGTTTGGCGAAGACAACATGCGGGAACTGGAAAAAGTGGTCATGCTGAAAGTGGTGGACAGCAAGTGGATGGAGCACCTGGACGCCATGGATATGCTGCGTGAGGGTATCGGACTCAGGGCTTACGGCCAGCGCGATCCGCTGATCGAATATAAGATTGAGGCCTATGATATGTTCCAGCAGATGATTGATAATATCCAGGAGGATATTGTGAAATACATCTATCGCGTGAATATTGTCACCCAGCCGGAGGACCATCTGCAGCAGGCTCATGAAAGCCACGAAGAAATCTCGGCTGTAAAATCGGCCGGTGAGTCAGCCGGTGAATCGGCCGGCCATGAACCGCAGGCTGTTAAGGACGCTGTGGGACGCAATGATCTGTGCCCCTGCGGTTCAGGCAAAAAATATAAAAAATGCTGCGGTAAATAA
- a CDS encoding cytochrome b/b6 domain-containing protein, with amino-acid sequence MNHHKEEHARVLKHRWPSRLFHWGLVIGFLPAAITGLIIWQKPGSEEFVNLAMRIHIVSAAILTISAFTFMFTGFDRIVAFFRLVLSWSRHDLEWLKIGGGYLHKILLGREVPVMPMDKLNSGQKLMGVIMLVGGAFLTASGWLLYSFIPFFPKLFVYWVEFGHLWIGLAMTACLVGHMFLGIYNQGEFKAMFGDGTQPLSEVKHHNPLWVAHKIERVTGKTTEEPMEKGA; translated from the coding sequence GTGAACCATCATAAGGAAGAACATGCCCGGGTATTAAAACATCGCTGGCCGTCGCGGCTGTTTCACTGGGGTCTGGTGATCGGTTTTTTGCCGGCAGCCATAACCGGCCTGATTATCTGGCAGAAGCCCGGCAGTGAGGAATTTGTCAATTTGGCCATGCGGATTCATATTGTCAGTGCGGCCATTCTGACTATATCGGCCTTTACGTTTATGTTTACCGGTTTTGACCGCATTGTGGCCTTTTTTCGGCTGGTCTTGTCCTGGAGCCGTCATGATCTGGAGTGGCTGAAAATTGGTGGCGGCTATCTTCACAAAATTCTACTCGGCCGGGAAGTACCGGTGATGCCGATGGATAAGCTGAATTCGGGTCAGAAGTTGATGGGAGTAATTATGCTGGTCGGTGGTGCCTTCCTGACGGCTAGCGGCTGGCTGCTGTACTCGTTTATTCCCTTTTTTCCCAAGCTGTTTGTCTATTGGGTCGAATTCGGTCATCTGTGGATCGGGTTGGCAATGACGGCCTGCCTGGTGGGGCATATGTTTCTGGGCATCTACAATCAGGGCGAATTTAAAGCTATGTTTGGCGACGGGACCCAGCCGCTTTCTGAAGTGAAACACCACAATCCTCTGTGGGTGGCTCACAAAATCGAACGGGTAACGGGCAAAACTACAGAGGAACCCATGGAAAAGGGAGCCTAA
- a CDS encoding iron hydrogenase small subunit, with protein MARYDYVEKTVKITRREFLAATGVASAFLWSGAYVVTDLVQDRSKYIKLRTQGLYKDDVKAKVRQSHNNQALTNMYDKFAGKPLGPLAEELFHTRYIDRAKLV; from the coding sequence ATGGCACGGTATGATTATGTGGAAAAAACGGTAAAAATAACGCGGCGGGAGTTTCTGGCCGCCACCGGTGTGGCCAGTGCATTTCTGTGGAGCGGTGCCTATGTGGTCACCGATTTGGTGCAGGACCGGAGCAAATATATCAAACTGCGCACCCAGGGACTGTATAAGGATGATGTAAAGGCCAAGGTACGGCAAAGCCATAACAACCAGGCGCTGACCAATATGTATGACAAGTTTGCCGGTAAGCCGCTGGGGCCTTTAGCGGAAGAACTCTTTCATACCCGGTATATTGACCGGGCTAAATTGGTATAG
- a CDS encoding [FeFe] hydrogenase, group A produces MTGFQKSEHTEIIQIDRKKCKGCDSCKQFCPTNSIEGKYGTTHHVNNETCISCGQCLINCPFGAIQDLVDPVDTVIAKLRDPAVTVVASNAPSVRVAIGEEFGMPPGTLATEKLYGAMKQAGFKVIDTNFAADNTIMEEGMELVAKIRQQVLGEPSEHPLGPLPQFTSCCPAWVRFTELNYPEILPHLSSAKSPLMMAGAVAKTYGARDIWQVKPDNMYVVGIMPCTAKKFEASRPEFHSAADYWQTQGATSEYPDVDTVLTTRDLARLFRKLHIDFAAITEWSDEDNPLAQYSGAGAIFGVTGGVMEAALRTASFVITGKEMTNLEYTPVRGLQGVKEAEVVLTDAKTGKDIHLKVAVVHGIKANLRPVAEAVAAGTSPYHFIEVMNCPGGCINGGGQPINPMGTSWIDKYRALLPWT; encoded by the coding sequence GTGACTGGATTTCAGAAAAGTGAACATACGGAGATCATTCAGATTGACCGTAAAAAATGTAAGGGATGCGATTCGTGCAAGCAGTTTTGCCCGACCAATTCCATTGAGGGTAAGTACGGCACGACGCATCATGTCAATAATGAAACCTGTATTTCCTGTGGACAATGTTTGATCAACTGTCCCTTCGGGGCCATCCAGGATCTGGTGGACCCGGTAGATACGGTCATCGCCAAGCTGAGGGACCCGGCGGTGACAGTGGTGGCCTCCAATGCGCCGTCGGTCAGAGTGGCTATCGGTGAGGAATTCGGAATGCCTCCCGGCACACTGGCGACGGAGAAACTTTATGGCGCTATGAAACAGGCCGGCTTCAAAGTGATTGACACCAACTTCGCTGCCGATAACACCATCATGGAAGAAGGCATGGAACTGGTGGCCAAGATTCGCCAACAGGTACTGGGCGAACCGTCGGAGCATCCCTTGGGGCCGCTGCCCCAGTTTACCTCCTGTTGTCCGGCCTGGGTGCGGTTTACCGAACTGAATTATCCTGAAATCTTACCGCACCTTTCGTCAGCCAAATCACCGCTGATGATGGCCGGGGCGGTCGCCAAAACCTACGGGGCCAGAGATATCTGGCAGGTTAAACCTGATAACATGTATGTAGTAGGCATCATGCCCTGTACGGCGAAAAAATTCGAAGCATCCCGTCCGGAATTTCACAGTGCCGCCGACTATTGGCAAACACAAGGCGCCACTTCAGAATATCCCGATGTTGATACCGTACTGACAACAAGGGATTTGGCACGGTTGTTCCGTAAATTGCATATTGACTTCGCGGCAATAACAGAGTGGTCCGATGAAGATAATCCCCTGGCACAGTATAGCGGCGCAGGTGCTATATTTGGTGTGACCGGGGGCGTTATGGAGGCGGCACTACGGACCGCCTCCTTTGTTATTACCGGCAAGGAAATGACCAATCTGGAGTATACGCCGGTCCGCGGCCTGCAGGGCGTCAAGGAGGCGGAAGTGGTACTGACTGATGCCAAGACCGGCAAGGACATCCATCTTAAGGTAGCTGTCGTCCATGGTATCAAAGCTAATCTTCGGCCGGTTGCCGAGGCGGTGGCGGCGGGAACCTCGCCTTACCATTTCATTGAGGTTATGAACTGTCCCGGCGGTTGCATCAATGGCGGCGGACAGCCGATCAACCCGATGGGAACTTCCTGGATAGACAAGTATCGGGCCTTGTTGCCCTGGACCTAA
- the hpf gene encoding ribosome hibernation-promoting factor, HPF/YfiA family, which yields MAINVRGKNIEITPALKEYVAKRVGKVTKYFETLGEITVVLTVEKGRHIVEVTVPINGMLLRGEEATADMYASIDLVIEKLEKQIEKYKTKLARKLRGGIFKGEFAAAAPAVPDAVEHEELKVVKTKRFAVKPMNVEEAILQMNLINHDFYVFSNAQTEEVNVIYRRKDGRYGLIEPEF from the coding sequence ATGGCAATAAATGTACGAGGTAAAAACATTGAAATTACGCCGGCCTTAAAAGAGTACGTAGCGAAACGTGTCGGTAAAGTGACGAAGTATTTTGAAACACTAGGTGAAATTACTGTTGTCCTCACTGTGGAAAAGGGACGTCATATCGTGGAAGTGACCGTGCCGATTAACGGCATGTTGCTCAGAGGAGAAGAAGCCACCGCCGATATGTATGCCTCGATTGATCTGGTAATTGAAAAATTAGAAAAACAAATTGAAAAATATAAAACTAAACTGGCCCGCAAACTGCGTGGCGGAATCTTCAAAGGCGAATTTGCAGCAGCAGCTCCGGCGGTACCGGACGCGGTGGAACACGAAGAACTTAAGGTAGTGAAAACCAAACGTTTTGCCGTGAAACCGATGAATGTGGAAGAAGCCATTCTGCAGATGAATCTGATTAATCACGACTTCTATGTGTTCAGCAATGCGCAGACCGAGGAAGTCAACGTTATCTACCGCCGCAAGGACGGAAGATACGGCTTGATTGAGCCGGAATTCTAA
- a CDS encoding polysaccharide deacetylase family protein, whose product MLKRTLQMGLLLCVALIFFTGTALAAYQNGIPILLYHHIERVPGEDPELGVSPAAFDEQLAKLKAAGFTTISLDAFYAYMRHQPVKLPEKPLLITFDDGYEDNYTEAAPLLQKYGFQAVLFMVGVNVDKPDRLSAVQIRDMNKQGWNIAAHTMTHPDLTRLDKKSLARELGGSKRTIERLTRQPAGFLAYPGGFYDLPVYQATQAAGYQGAFTVLTGLNHPDRDNLYLLRRIPIFKSTDFDTILARLIANQPKASLFDYSEELPKEQQK is encoded by the coding sequence TTGTTGAAGCGAACTTTGCAAATGGGTTTGTTGTTATGTGTAGCACTTATTTTTTTTACCGGTACGGCTCTGGCAGCGTACCAAAACGGTATTCCTATCCTGCTCTACCATCATATTGAACGCGTGCCCGGCGAGGATCCGGAACTGGGTGTTTCGCCTGCCGCGTTTGATGAGCAGTTGGCAAAGCTGAAAGCTGCCGGGTTTACCACCATCTCGCTGGATGCCTTCTACGCCTATATGCGGCACCAGCCGGTCAAGCTGCCGGAGAAGCCGCTGCTGATTACCTTCGATGACGGCTATGAGGATAACTACACCGAGGCGGCGCCACTGCTGCAGAAATATGGCTTTCAGGCCGTATTGTTTATGGTTGGCGTTAATGTTGACAAGCCTGACCGCTTGTCTGCCGTCCAAATTCGTGACATGAATAAGCAAGGCTGGAACATCGCCGCTCATACCATGACTCATCCTGACTTGACCAGACTGGACAAAAAGTCGCTGGCCCGGGAACTGGGCGGCAGTAAACGGACAATAGAACGGTTAACCCGTCAACCGGCCGGTTTTCTAGCCTACCCTGGCGGTTTTTACGATCTGCCTGTATACCAGGCGACTCAGGCGGCCGGCTATCAGGGGGCATTTACCGTACTGACCGGGCTGAATCACCCGGACCGGGATAACCTATACCTTTTGCGACGCATTCCTATTTTTAAGTCGACCGATTTTGACACCATTCTAGCCCGGTTGATTGCCAACCAGCCTAAAGCCTCCTTATTCGACTACAGTGAGGAGCTTCCCAAGGAACAACAAAAATAA
- a CDS encoding cold shock domain-containing protein has translation MIGKVKWFSAEKGYGFIEREDGGDVFVHFSAIQDQGFKTLAEGQQVEFDIVDGARGPQAANVLKA, from the coding sequence ATGATTGGTAAAGTTAAATGGTTTAGTGCAGAAAAAGGCTATGGCTTCATCGAAAGAGAAGATGGCGGCGACGTTTTCGTTCATTTTTCTGCTATTCAAGACCAGGGCTTTAAAACCTTGGCCGAAGGTCAACAAGTTGAGTTTGATATTGTAGACGGAGCTCGCGGACCTCAAGCGGCTAACGTTCTTAAAGCATAA
- a CDS encoding amino acid ABC transporter ATP-binding protein, translated as MINIKQVHKKFGKLHVLKGIDAHVKEREVVVIIGPSGSGKSTLLRCINYLEQPTEGEIIVDKIPLTNEANINKVREEVGMVFQRFNLFPHMTVLENIMLAPVKVRKTAKEDARQIALDLLVKVGLADKADAYPEQLSGGQQQRVAIARALAMRPKVMLFDEPTSALDPEMINEVLDVMKALAREGMTMVVVTHEMGFAREVGDRVIFMDEGRIVEEGTPEAFFNGAKEERTKTFLSKIL; from the coding sequence ATGATAAACATTAAACAGGTGCATAAAAAATTCGGCAAGCTTCACGTTTTAAAGGGCATTGACGCCCACGTAAAAGAACGGGAAGTGGTTGTGATTATCGGACCCAGCGGTTCCGGTAAAAGCACGCTGCTGCGCTGCATTAATTATTTGGAACAGCCTACGGAAGGCGAAATTATCGTGGATAAAATCCCTTTGACCAATGAGGCTAACATCAACAAGGTGCGGGAAGAAGTGGGCATGGTGTTTCAGCGCTTCAACCTGTTTCCCCATATGACGGTGTTGGAAAATATTATGCTGGCGCCGGTTAAGGTACGTAAGACGGCCAAAGAAGATGCCCGGCAAATTGCGCTGGATCTCTTGGTTAAAGTGGGTCTGGCGGACAAAGCCGATGCCTATCCGGAGCAGCTTTCCGGCGGACAGCAGCAGCGGGTGGCGATTGCCCGAGCGCTGGCCATGCGCCCGAAGGTCATGCTATTCGACGAGCCGACCTCGGCGCTGGATCCGGAAATGATCAATGAGGTGCTGGACGTTATGAAGGCGCTGGCCCGTGAGGGAATGACTATGGTGGTGGTTACCCATGAAATGGGCTTTGCCCGTGAAGTCGGTGACCGGGTTATCTTCATGGACGAAGGCCGGATTGTGGAAGAAGGCACGCCGGAGGCCTTTTTTAACGGTGCTAAGGAAGAGCGTACTAAAACCTTTTTATCGAAGATTTTGTAA
- a CDS encoding amino acid ABC transporter permease, with the protein MNFDFNLVVNSFPLLLLGAGVTLQISLLSVGFGFFIGMFVGMARLSKIWAVKTLSLIYVDFIRGTPLLVQIFIIYFALPIVAGQRIDPFVAAITACSINSGAYVAEIFRAGIQSIDRGQMEAGRSLGMTWGQTMRYIILPQAFKRIIPPLGNEFIAMLKDSSLVSVIGFEELTRRGQLIIARTYGSFEIWLTVAFIYLIMTLTISRLVDYLERRYKIDDKH; encoded by the coding sequence ATGAATTTTGATTTTAATTTGGTGGTAAACTCCTTTCCGCTGCTGTTGCTAGGGGCTGGCGTAACGCTGCAGATCAGCCTGCTCAGTGTCGGCTTTGGTTTTTTCATCGGGATGTTTGTCGGCATGGCCCGTCTGTCGAAAATTTGGGCGGTCAAGACGTTGTCCTTGATTTATGTTGACTTTATCAGAGGAACGCCGTTACTGGTTCAGATTTTTATTATTTATTTTGCACTGCCTATCGTGGCAGGGCAGCGGATTGACCCGTTTGTTGCGGCGATAACGGCCTGTAGTATCAACAGCGGGGCCTATGTGGCGGAAATATTCCGGGCCGGTATTCAGTCGATCGACCGTGGACAGATGGAAGCCGGTCGCTCGCTGGGCATGACCTGGGGTCAGACGATGCGTTACATTATCCTGCCGCAGGCTTTTAAGCGCATTATTCCGCCGTTGGGCAACGAGTTTATTGCCATGCTGAAAGACTCCTCCCTGGTCTCCGTAATCGGCTTTGAAGAATTAACCCGCCGCGGCCAGCTGATTATTGCCCGCACGTACGGTTCGTTTGAGATTTGGCTGACAGTGGCGTTTATTTATTTAATTATGACCCTGACGATTTCCCGCCTGGTGGATTATCTGGAGCGGAGGTATAAGATTGATGATAAACATTAA
- a CDS encoding basic amino acid ABC transporter substrate-binding protein — protein sequence MSKKTIVYLVVAALVALFGLAGCGGQKPAANEGKATVLKVGTEPSFAPFEFQDEKSKDYVGFDMDLIRAIGKQMGAEVEIQSMGFDGLIPALEAGNIDVAVSGMTITEERAQKVNFSKPYYKSGLTVVVKTGNNTIKGFGDLEGKKIGAQIGTTGAEEAKKIKNAQVREFNTPPEAFMELKAGGVDAVINDKPVNDYFMKETGSKDAQQVGEPLTAEDYGIAMSKKNTELADKINKALDELKQNGEYDKIYEKWFGKKP from the coding sequence GTGTCTAAAAAAACAATTGTATATTTAGTCGTGGCTGCTTTGGTGGCGCTGTTCGGTCTCGCTGGCTGCGGCGGACAGAAGCCGGCGGCCAACGAAGGCAAGGCTACTGTCTTAAAAGTGGGAACGGAGCCAAGTTTTGCACCGTTTGAGTTTCAGGATGAAAAGAGCAAGGACTATGTAGGTTTCGATATGGACCTGATCAGAGCGATCGGCAAACAAATGGGTGCGGAAGTGGAAATTCAGAGCATGGGCTTTGACGGTTTGATTCCGGCTTTGGAGGCAGGCAATATCGACGTGGCTGTTTCCGGTATGACGATCACCGAGGAACGGGCTCAAAAGGTGAATTTCTCCAAACCGTATTACAAATCCGGTTTGACCGTTGTGGTTAAAACAGGCAATAATACAATTAAAGGCTTTGGTGACCTGGAAGGTAAGAAGATTGGCGCTCAGATCGGTACGACCGGGGCGGAAGAAGCCAAGAAGATAAAAAATGCGCAGGTTCGTGAATTCAATACCCCCCCCGAAGCGTTTATGGAATTAAAAGCCGGCGGTGTGGATGCTGTGATCAATGATAAACCGGTCAATGATTATTTCATGAAAGAAACCGGCAGCAAGGATGCCCAACAGGTCGGTGAACCGCTGACTGCCGAGGATTATGGTATAGCCATGTCCAAGAAAAACACCGAGCTTGCTGATAAGATCAACAAAGCGTTGGATGAACTGAAACAGAATGGCGAGTATGACAAAATTTATGAAAAATGGTTTGGTAAAAAACCGTAA